One stretch of Janibacter limosus DNA includes these proteins:
- a CDS encoding DsbA family protein — MSKSLKLSMVMIVAVLVALVAAVTFSRAGEEAAPTGSGSGASAPLVRDDSPRLTSGKKAVFVEYLDFECEACGAAHPVMTDLREKYGNDVTFVVRYLPLHGNSMNAALAAEAAREQDKFEEMHDKLFETQAEWSHSEASKEKTFEGYAQELGLDMKQYRASLKDPAAAKRIEQSTKDAQTLGVTGTPTFFLDGNKIEPTTIADFETKLDAAIED, encoded by the coding sequence ATGAGCAAGAGCCTGAAACTGTCCATGGTCATGATCGTGGCGGTCCTGGTGGCCTTGGTCGCTGCGGTGACGTTCAGCCGGGCCGGCGAAGAAGCGGCACCCACGGGGTCCGGAAGCGGTGCCTCCGCGCCCTTGGTGCGCGATGACAGCCCTCGCCTGACCTCCGGCAAGAAGGCAGTGTTCGTGGAGTACCTCGACTTCGAGTGCGAGGCCTGCGGCGCAGCCCACCCCGTCATGACAGACCTGCGAGAGAAGTACGGCAACGACGTGACCTTCGTGGTGCGCTACCTGCCCCTCCACGGAAACTCGATGAACGCGGCACTGGCTGCCGAGGCCGCCCGTGAGCAGGACAAGTTCGAGGAAATGCACGACAAGCTCTTCGAGACGCAGGCCGAGTGGAGCCACTCCGAGGCCTCGAAGGAGAAGACCTTCGAGGGATATGCCCAGGAGCTGGGGCTGGACATGAAGCAGTACCGCGCCAGCCTGAAGGACCCCGCCGCCGCGAAGCGCATCGAGCAGAGCACGAAGGACGCCCAGACACTGGGTGTCACCGGCACCCCCACGTTCTTCCTCGACGGCAACAAGATCGAGCCGACCACCATCGCCGACTTCGAGACCAAGCTTGATGCCGCAATCGAAGACTGA
- a CDS encoding vitamin K epoxide reductase family protein, with amino-acid sequence MPQSKTEPAVVTPSAAFNARGLGWLYLVGGLVGLLCAGVLLVEKIELLKNPDYVPSCSINPILSCGSVMVTPQADAFGIPNPLIGVAGFAALAMLGAVLVSGTSLRAWLWVATQAAVTLAVVFIHWLIFQSLYVIGALCPYCMVVWVVTIAVFWHTTIHNLQRWRATTARHVPRVVSVLIEYRAAALTAWYLVIIVLIAIRFWNYWVTIL; translated from the coding sequence ATGCCGCAATCGAAGACTGAGCCGGCCGTCGTCACTCCGTCGGCTGCATTCAACGCACGCGGACTGGGCTGGCTGTACCTCGTCGGGGGCCTGGTCGGGCTGCTCTGCGCCGGCGTGCTGCTCGTGGAGAAGATCGAGCTGCTCAAGAACCCGGACTACGTCCCCTCGTGCAGCATCAACCCGATCCTGTCCTGCGGCTCGGTCATGGTCACCCCGCAGGCAGACGCCTTCGGCATCCCCAATCCGCTCATCGGAGTCGCCGGGTTCGCAGCCCTTGCCATGCTTGGAGCAGTCCTGGTCAGTGGCACAAGCCTTCGGGCATGGTTGTGGGTCGCGACCCAGGCCGCGGTGACCCTCGCGGTGGTGTTCATCCACTGGCTGATCTTCCAGAGCCTGTACGTCATCGGCGCACTGTGTCCCTATTGCATGGTCGTGTGGGTCGTGACCATCGCCGTCTTCTGGCACACCACCATCCACAACCTCCAGCGTTGGCGAGCCACCACGGCTCGGCACGTACCCCGGGTGGTATCAGTGCTCATCGAGTACCGCGCAGCAGCACTGACCGCGTGGTACCTCGTGATCATCGTGCTCATCGCCATCAGGTTCTGGAACTACTGGGTCACGATCCTGTGA
- a CDS encoding TlpA disulfide reductase family protein, with translation MTAFDESQRGEPVELAGETLDGQTWDSADHRGKVVVVNVWASWCGPCAKEAPHLVALNKEMKGEDVQLVGINFRESSVATGRAQAKTWGFTWPSIYDKSGITSIAMQGKMTTQPSTAVLDRQGRIAAVVLGATTQSTLRGLIEDTLAEGGR, from the coding sequence GTGACCGCCTTCGACGAGTCCCAGCGGGGCGAACCGGTTGAACTGGCTGGTGAAACGCTTGACGGCCAGACGTGGGACAGCGCCGATCACCGTGGCAAGGTCGTCGTCGTCAACGTCTGGGCCAGCTGGTGCGGACCCTGCGCCAAAGAGGCCCCACACCTCGTCGCGCTCAACAAGGAGATGAAGGGGGAGGACGTGCAGCTCGTCGGGATCAACTTCCGAGAGTCCTCCGTGGCGACCGGCAGAGCACAAGCCAAGACGTGGGGCTTCACCTGGCCCTCGATCTACGACAAGTCCGGAATCACCTCGATCGCCATGCAAGGCAAGATGACCACCCAGCCCTCCACCGCTGTCCTCGACCGCCAGGGTCGTATCGCTGCGGTTGTCCTCGGAGCGACCACGCAGTCGACCCTCCGAGGCTTGATCGAGGACACCCTTGCCGAGGGGGGCCGATGA
- a CDS encoding cytochrome c biogenesis CcdA family protein, translating to MIVSFTTGLSDQVASGALPLAALVAALAGLVSFATPCVLPLVPGYLGYVTGLSDVALEKRSRGRMVLGALLFILGFTLVFVLASMFVATAGRALVEHRELLMRIGGVVVILMALVFLGAGSQRTFRLPIKPATGLTGAPVLGAVFGLGWAPCMGPTLAAVLALNLAGDASITRAVVLAVAYCLGLGLPFILIAAAYERWAPVSNWLLRHQRRIQIAGATLLIIVGVLLLTGGWDAIVQPLQTRLISDWVVPL from the coding sequence ATGATCGTCTCCTTCACGACCGGGCTCAGTGACCAGGTCGCCAGTGGGGCTCTGCCTCTTGCGGCGCTCGTCGCGGCCCTCGCCGGGCTAGTCTCCTTCGCCACGCCCTGCGTGCTGCCCCTCGTACCGGGCTATCTCGGCTACGTCACCGGCCTGTCCGACGTAGCACTGGAGAAGCGCAGCCGCGGCCGGATGGTCTTGGGCGCGCTGCTGTTCATCCTCGGCTTCACCCTCGTTTTCGTTCTTGCCTCGATGTTCGTCGCCACCGCTGGCCGCGCGCTCGTGGAGCACCGAGAGCTGCTGATGCGCATCGGTGGCGTAGTGGTGATTCTCATGGCCCTTGTCTTCCTCGGCGCCGGTTCGCAGCGGACCTTCCGCCTGCCGATCAAGCCCGCCACCGGCCTGACCGGGGCGCCCGTCCTCGGGGCCGTCTTCGGCCTGGGCTGGGCGCCCTGCATGGGCCCGACACTCGCCGCGGTCCTCGCGCTCAACCTCGCCGGCGACGCCTCGATCACCCGAGCTGTCGTTCTCGCCGTGGCCTACTGCCTCGGGCTAGGACTGCCCTTCATCCTCATCGCCGCGGCCTACGAGCGCTGGGCCCCGGTCTCGAACTGGCTGCTTCGTCATCAGCGCAGGATCCAGATCGCCGGCGCAACCCTGCTGATCATCGTCGGGGTACTCCTGCTCACCGGCGGCTGGGATGCGATCGTCCAGCCGCTGCAAACCAGACTCATCAGCGACTGGGTAGTGCCCCTCTGA
- a CDS encoding transporter substrate-binding domain-containing protein translates to MTSSDLLPGLCPTGSLRVVINLGNPVLAQGTPEAPTGVTVDIARELAERLGVELELTTVTAARHAYAALVEGHVDVGFLAIEPAREEGVRFTTPYVGIEGVFATGDTDLTVADVDREGIEIAVRSGSAYDLYLTRTIEHATILRGDEAEDVYEGGADVLAGVRQPVTVYAQQNGLTVLEPAFQAIRQAIAVPRDRPESQVAALTAVVEELKGSGFVAASLERAGQVATIPGS, encoded by the coding sequence ATGACCTCCTCCGACTTGCTGCCCGGGCTCTGCCCGACCGGCTCCCTCCGCGTCGTCATCAACCTCGGCAACCCGGTGCTGGCACAGGGCACCCCTGAGGCGCCCACCGGGGTCACCGTCGACATCGCCCGTGAGCTGGCGGAGCGTCTCGGGGTTGAGCTCGAGCTGACCACGGTCACCGCCGCACGCCACGCGTACGCGGCGCTCGTCGAGGGCCACGTTGACGTCGGCTTCCTCGCGATCGAGCCGGCCCGTGAGGAGGGCGTGCGCTTCACCACCCCCTATGTCGGGATCGAAGGGGTCTTCGCGACCGGCGACACCGACCTCACCGTCGCTGACGTCGACCGGGAGGGCATCGAGATCGCGGTCCGCAGCGGCTCGGCCTACGACCTCTATCTCACCCGCACGATCGAGCACGCGACGATCCTGCGCGGGGACGAGGCCGAGGACGTCTACGAGGGTGGCGCCGACGTCCTCGCCGGAGTCCGCCAGCCGGTGACCGTCTACGCGCAGCAGAACGGCCTGACCGTGCTCGAGCCGGCCTTCCAGGCAATCCGTCAGGCGATCGCGGTTCCCCGCGACCGTCCCGAGTCACAGGTGGCCGCGCTGACTGCTGTCGTCGAGGAGCTCAAGGGCAGCGGCTTCGTCGCGGCGAGCCTGGAGCGGGCCGGTCAGGTCGCCACGATTCCCGGGTCCTGA
- a CDS encoding threonine ammonia-lyase, translating to MDFGIDNIRAAAQRLEGRVRRTPLLSSPMLDQLTGATVLVKAEALQLTGSFKIRGALNTLLSLSDEERAAGVLAFSTGNHGQAVAASAQMTGSTATIVMPQDAPRIKVDGCRWWGAEVVFYDPATQDREVVGRELVAERGLTLVHPYDDVRVMSGQGTVGLEIVDQLGEGGYSPDAVVLPCSGGGLSSGTIEAVRHSLPGVTPFVVERAGYPKMARSLASGQVEKVPAVPVFLDAIGSPTVGQHTLEALSRHPVEALEVTDDQARVAMREAVRTLKLVVEPGGSAALAAVLAHKERFAGQTVVVVASGGNVDASVLAEVLATGP from the coding sequence ATGGACTTCGGCATCGACAACATCAGGGCGGCAGCGCAGCGGCTCGAGGGCAGGGTGCGGCGGACCCCCCTTCTCTCCTCGCCGATGCTCGACCAGCTCACGGGCGCAACGGTCCTCGTCAAGGCCGAGGCGCTGCAGCTGACCGGCTCCTTCAAGATCCGCGGCGCGCTCAACACCCTGCTCTCCCTGAGCGACGAGGAGCGGGCGGCAGGTGTGCTCGCCTTCTCCACCGGCAATCACGGGCAGGCGGTCGCCGCCTCGGCGCAGATGACCGGCTCGACCGCGACGATCGTCATGCCGCAGGACGCCCCGCGGATCAAGGTCGACGGCTGCCGGTGGTGGGGCGCCGAGGTCGTCTTCTACGACCCGGCGACGCAGGACCGCGAGGTGGTCGGCCGCGAGCTCGTCGCCGAGCGCGGACTGACGCTGGTGCACCCCTATGACGATGTCCGCGTGATGTCCGGCCAGGGGACGGTGGGCCTGGAGATCGTCGACCAGCTGGGCGAAGGGGGGTACTCCCCCGACGCGGTCGTCCTCCCCTGCAGCGGTGGTGGGCTCTCGTCGGGAACCATCGAGGCGGTGCGGCACTCGCTGCCGGGGGTCACCCCCTTCGTCGTGGAGCGGGCCGGCTACCCCAAGATGGCGCGCTCGCTCGCCTCCGGGCAGGTGGAAAAGGTGCCGGCCGTGCCGGTCTTCCTCGATGCCATCGGCTCACCGACGGTCGGTCAGCACACGCTCGAGGCCCTTTCGCGGCACCCGGTCGAGGCACTGGAGGTCACCGACGACCAGGCCCGGGTCGCGATGCGCGAGGCCGTGCGCACGCTGAAGCTCGTCGTCGAGCCCGGCGGGTCCGCAGCACTGGCCGCCGTCCTGGCGCACAAAGAGCGCTTCGCCGGCCAGACCGTCGTCGTCGTGGCCAGCGGTGGCAATGTCGACGCGTCGGTCCTGGCCGAGGTGCTCGCCACCGGTCCCTGA
- a CDS encoding FitA-like ribbon-helix-helix domain-containing protein, with amino-acid sequence MATLHIRDIPGDVAATLSARAATEGRSLSAYVGAELSKLAQRPTNAELVSRLRAADRRGAPTREDILAALHEGRR; translated from the coding sequence ATGGCGACGCTCCACATCCGTGACATCCCCGGCGATGTGGCCGCGACCCTCAGCGCGCGAGCGGCCACGGAGGGCCGGTCCTTGTCAGCCTACGTCGGTGCCGAGCTGAGCAAGCTGGCCCAGCGGCCCACGAATGCCGAGCTGGTGAGCAGGCTGCGGGCGGCAGATCGGCGTGGAGCCCCGACGCGAGAGGACATCCTGGCTGCCCTGCACGAGGGCCGCCGATGA
- a CDS encoding DUF305 domain-containing protein, whose protein sequence is MTPRVVLAAVVALAIGLVAGLALSRVGGDDLPGDDSVAAGFARDMQTHHDQAVEMSWIIYDRTDDSLVRSLAYDIARTQESQSGQMAGWLQVWGLSPTGPGKQMDWMRGLGHEHGATMTLGDDGLMPGMATQAEMTKLKGMRGKAADIYYLQMMIRHHKAGVPMAEAARDNSQNDAVETLAQSIINSQTTEVETMTQMLKERGAKPLPE, encoded by the coding sequence GTGACCCCCCGGGTCGTCCTCGCCGCGGTCGTCGCGCTCGCGATCGGTCTCGTCGCCGGCCTGGCGCTCAGCCGCGTCGGCGGGGACGACCTCCCTGGTGACGACAGCGTCGCCGCCGGCTTCGCCCGCGACATGCAGACGCACCACGACCAGGCCGTCGAGATGTCCTGGATCATCTACGACCGCACCGACGACTCGTTGGTGCGCTCCCTCGCCTACGACATCGCGCGCACCCAGGAGTCGCAGTCGGGGCAGATGGCCGGTTGGCTGCAGGTCTGGGGGCTCTCGCCCACCGGACCCGGCAAGCAGATGGACTGGATGCGTGGCCTGGGCCACGAGCACGGCGCAACGATGACCCTCGGCGATGACGGCCTGATGCCCGGCATGGCGACCCAGGCCGAGATGACCAAGCTGAAGGGGATGCGCGGCAAGGCGGCCGACATCTACTACCTCCAGATGATGATCCGCCACCACAAGGCGGGTGTGCCGATGGCCGAGGCCGCGCGTGACAACTCTCAGAATGACGCCGTCGAGACCCTCGCCCAGTCGATCATCAACAGCCAGACCACCGAGGTCGAGACGATGACCCAGATGCTCAAGGAGCGCGGCGCCAAGCCCCTTCCCGAGTGA
- a CDS encoding DUF3105 domain-containing protein has product MSSKKSMSAREVKLAEARKKAQSAERRRSLLLAGAAAVVIALIAGTVGYAIVSERDDRRAAGDLSGVKTFDYTGGNHVEGKIDYKESPPVGGEHNGVWLNCGTYDTPVPDEHAVHSLEHGAVWIGYDPDLPEADVKKLDDALPDTYTILSPYEGKMPGKIVLSAWSNQLSVDSADDPRIKGFIKEYRQGKQTPEPGAACTGGVTPETSLVK; this is encoded by the coding sequence ATGAGCAGCAAGAAGTCGATGTCCGCCCGCGAGGTCAAGCTCGCCGAGGCACGCAAGAAGGCCCAGTCCGCCGAGCGTCGCCGCTCCCTCCTCCTGGCAGGTGCCGCAGCCGTGGTGATCGCACTCATCGCTGGCACCGTGGGCTATGCCATCGTCAGCGAGCGCGACGACCGCCGGGCCGCGGGAGACCTGTCGGGGGTCAAGACCTTCGACTACACGGGCGGCAACCACGTCGAGGGCAAGATCGACTACAAGGAGTCGCCGCCCGTGGGCGGCGAGCACAACGGCGTGTGGCTCAACTGCGGCACCTACGACACGCCGGTGCCCGACGAGCACGCCGTCCACTCCCTCGAGCACGGCGCCGTGTGGATCGGCTACGACCCCGACCTGCCTGAGGCCGACGTCAAGAAGCTGGACGACGCGCTGCCCGACACCTACACGATCCTCTCGCCCTACGAGGGCAAGATGCCCGGCAAGATCGTCCTGTCGGCCTGGAGCAACCAGCTGAGCGTCGACTCGGCTGACGACCCGCGGATCAAGGGCTTCATCAAGGAGTACCGGCAGGGCAAGCAGACCCCCGAGCCCGGGGCGGCCTGCACCGGTGGTGTGACCCCCGAGACGAGCCTGGTCAAGTGA
- a CDS encoding alpha/beta hydrolase, whose translation MRSETTTITSPQDGLPLFVRTWQPDGEAKGVVQMAHGMAEHSGRYERFAQALTDAGYAAWMHDHRGHGETSTEQEDRGYYADDHGWDTVVEDMHTVTRAIAEAHPGLPLFFFGHSMGSLLGRDYITRYGQDLVGAVLSGTAANPGLLGKVGQGLASVEARLRGRRHTSKLMDAMTFGAYNKPFKAEGEFGWLSRDRAEVRKYIDDPRCGEVFTSGFFADLLGGVNRLQGLAARVPHDLPLLVISGEQDPVGGKDGAGVRAAAEAFRAGGVEDVTLELFPGARHELLNETNRDEVTDLVIGWLDDHLPTKGE comes from the coding sequence ATGCGTTCAGAGACGACGACCATCACCTCCCCGCAGGACGGGTTGCCACTCTTCGTGCGCACCTGGCAGCCCGACGGCGAGGCCAAGGGCGTCGTCCAGATGGCCCACGGGATGGCCGAGCACTCCGGGCGCTACGAGCGCTTCGCGCAGGCGCTCACCGACGCCGGCTACGCAGCGTGGATGCACGACCATCGCGGCCACGGCGAGACCTCGACCGAGCAGGAGGACCGCGGCTACTACGCCGACGACCACGGCTGGGACACGGTCGTCGAGGACATGCACACCGTGACCCGGGCGATCGCCGAGGCCCACCCGGGACTGCCGCTCTTCTTCTTCGGCCACTCCATGGGTTCCCTGCTCGGCCGCGACTACATCACCCGCTACGGGCAGGACCTCGTCGGTGCCGTCCTGAGCGGCACGGCAGCCAACCCCGGCCTGCTGGGCAAGGTCGGCCAGGGACTGGCGAGCGTCGAGGCGCGCCTCCGCGGTCGCCGCCACACGTCCAAGCTCATGGATGCCATGACCTTCGGCGCGTACAACAAGCCCTTCAAGGCCGAGGGGGAGTTCGGCTGGCTCTCTCGTGACCGGGCCGAGGTGCGCAAGTACATCGACGACCCTCGCTGCGGTGAGGTCTTCACCTCCGGCTTCTTCGCCGACCTGCTCGGTGGCGTCAACCGGTTGCAGGGGCTGGCAGCCCGCGTCCCCCACGACCTGCCGCTCTTGGTGATCTCGGGCGAGCAGGACCCGGTCGGCGGCAAGGACGGCGCCGGCGTGCGGGCCGCGGCCGAGGCCTTCCGGGCCGGTGGCGTCGAGGACGTCACCCTCGAGCTCTTCCCGGGCGCTCGCCACGAGCTGCTCAACGAGACCAACCGCGACGAGGTCACCGACCTCGTCATCGGCTGGCTGGACGACCACCTGCCGACGAAGGGGGAGTGA
- a CDS encoding Rv0909 family putative TA system antitoxin, with the protein MTDDKRDARKAIEDLELDKHLAAAGAAAAKFAQQAVGAAGSFAAEHRDQAHGLLDKAEGEVDRVTGGKATGLLGKVRSGLAAGVDVVADQAPDDGAADDDPPAGPPSSGV; encoded by the coding sequence GTGACCGATGACAAGCGAGACGCCCGCAAGGCGATCGAGGACCTCGAGCTCGACAAGCACCTCGCGGCCGCCGGGGCGGCCGCGGCGAAGTTCGCCCAGCAGGCGGTGGGCGCCGCCGGCAGCTTCGCCGCCGAGCACCGCGACCAGGCGCACGGTCTCCTCGACAAGGCCGAGGGCGAGGTCGACCGGGTCACCGGGGGCAAGGCCACCGGACTCCTCGGCAAGGTCCGCTCGGGCCTGGCTGCGGGGGTCGACGTCGTCGCCGACCAGGCACCCGACGACGGTGCCGCCGACGACGACCCGCCGGCAGGACCCCCTTCGTCCGGGGTGTGA
- a CDS encoding DUF998 domain-containing protein — translation MRRRLGGLLLLLAIAYLIGEAWAVGGWQGRPYSWTQDAISALGVPEVLHSGEGEIASTRHVAMNATFIASGARVLLATLVLAPFVPRVRWLVLPLAVVHGVGTIIVGFYPTGLTAERANMHGLGAVMAIVGGAVLLAAITAAVAGRHPLLAVWTAVCALVSLLGCVLALTGVGGFGLVERLAVDAVIVWQIATGAALLLVPAPAPRPATESRISTPKPASP, via the coding sequence ATGCGTCGCCGCCTCGGTGGGCTGCTGCTCCTGCTCGCGATCGCCTACCTGATCGGTGAGGCGTGGGCCGTCGGTGGCTGGCAGGGACGGCCCTACAGCTGGACGCAGGACGCGATCAGCGCGCTCGGCGTGCCCGAGGTCCTCCACTCCGGCGAGGGGGAGATCGCCTCGACCCGCCACGTGGCGATGAACGCGACCTTCATCGCCTCTGGGGCGCGGGTGCTGCTCGCGACGCTGGTGCTCGCTCCCTTCGTCCCGCGGGTCCGGTGGCTGGTGCTGCCGCTCGCCGTCGTGCACGGGGTGGGGACGATCATCGTCGGGTTCTACCCGACCGGCCTGACCGCGGAGCGGGCCAACATGCACGGGCTCGGGGCCGTCATGGCGATCGTCGGCGGCGCGGTGCTGCTGGCGGCGATCACGGCCGCAGTGGCCGGGCGACACCCTCTGCTCGCCGTGTGGACCGCGGTGTGCGCGCTGGTCTCCCTCCTTGGCTGCGTGCTGGCGCTGACGGGTGTCGGCGGGTTCGGGCTCGTGGAGCGGCTCGCGGTCGACGCGGTCATCGTCTGGCAGATCGCCACCGGCGCCGCCCTCCTGCTGGTGCCTGCTCCGGCACCTCGCCCAGCCACCGAGTCCCGCATCAGCACTCCCAAACCCGCATCTCCTTAA
- a CDS encoding LysR family transcriptional regulator — translation MELSLRRLQMLRELHRRGTVTAAAQALHYSPSGVSQQLAQLEREVGVQLIEKTGRRVQLTALGLLLSEHAEEILASVERATTAIEQAQSGITARLSVGVWASVASGLIPRALSVLALDHPGIAVSTTELLPEETASAVRDGRVDASFVIDYSGRTTDWEPSLHRSVVAVERLHAAVPEGAIPDDTVSLNALAEFPWILAGPRSHFGRAVRAECHARGFEPRIAHTVEEQFTALAMIAGGLGVSLVTDLGLTLLPPGVDVVPLEEPILRTLSVAHRATSTPRPSIDLFVEAVRTAAEEQGLGAGGTPPDAARP, via the coding sequence ATGGAGCTGTCCCTGCGACGACTGCAGATGCTGCGCGAGCTGCACCGCCGTGGCACGGTCACCGCTGCGGCGCAGGCCCTGCACTACAGCCCCTCCGGCGTCTCCCAACAGCTCGCCCAGCTCGAGCGCGAGGTGGGCGTGCAGCTCATCGAGAAGACGGGCCGGCGGGTGCAGCTCACCGCGCTGGGGCTGCTGCTGTCCGAGCACGCCGAGGAGATCCTCGCGTCGGTCGAGCGCGCGACGACCGCCATCGAGCAGGCGCAGTCAGGCATCACCGCGCGGCTGAGCGTGGGGGTGTGGGCTTCCGTCGCGTCGGGCCTGATCCCCCGGGCCCTGTCGGTGCTGGCACTCGACCATCCCGGCATCGCGGTGAGCACGACGGAGCTGCTCCCGGAGGAGACCGCGAGCGCGGTGCGCGACGGGCGGGTCGACGCGTCCTTCGTCATCGACTACTCGGGTCGCACCACCGACTGGGAGCCGTCGCTGCACCGGTCGGTCGTCGCCGTCGAGCGCTTGCACGCTGCAGTCCCGGAGGGCGCGATCCCCGACGACACGGTGTCGTTGAATGCGCTGGCCGAGTTCCCCTGGATCCTCGCGGGGCCGCGGTCCCACTTCGGTCGGGCGGTGCGCGCCGAGTGCCACGCCCGGGGGTTCGAGCCGCGGATCGCCCACACCGTCGAGGAGCAGTTCACCGCCCTGGCGATGATCGCCGGCGGTCTCGGCGTCAGCCTCGTCACCGACCTGGGCCTGACCCTGCTGCCGCCCGGTGTCGACGTGGTCCCCCTCGAGGAGCCGATCCTGCGCACCCTGTCGGTCGCCCATCGGGCCACCTCGACGCCGCGCCCCTCCATCGACCTCTTCGTCGAGGCGGTGCGCACCGCCGCCGAGGAGCAGGGCCTGGGCGCCGGCGGCACTCCGCCCGACGCCGCACGACCTTAA
- a CDS encoding Glu/Leu/Phe/Val dehydrogenase dimerization domain-containing protein: MTLTHPTNAAHDFVDRAPAHEEHWVDPVTGAHGYLVVHTLVCGIATGGTRMRAGCTRDEVADLARGMATKTAAFGLPVGGAKGGVDFDPKDPRAFGVLTRFFEQMRPWLDGHWVTAEDLGVTQQLIDEAFEEIGLSQSFHAAITRSPDPSATLERVHAGLGVMTDGLPLGDIIGGYGVAQACLGVAEGFGWPVTETEVTIQGIGTMGGGAAWYLQEAGAKVTAVADARGTLFDPAGLDVHALLELRDVYGEVDRSQVPAGVQQLDRDAILGITADIFVPAAVSYAIREDNVEGVAARVVVEAANAASTWAAEDALVARGVAVVPDFIANTGAAAWAWWLLQGQVGTDPEDSFRRLSTEMRSKVAVLAEHWLTERIPMRQTAFNLASTNLRLLEGAQIVIP; encoded by the coding sequence ATGACCCTCACGCACCCCACCAACGCTGCTCATGACTTCGTCGACCGCGCCCCCGCGCACGAGGAGCACTGGGTGGACCCCGTGACCGGGGCCCACGGGTACCTGGTCGTGCACACCCTCGTGTGCGGCATCGCGACGGGTGGCACCCGCATGCGGGCCGGGTGCACCCGTGACGAGGTCGCCGACCTGGCACGCGGCATGGCGACCAAGACCGCGGCCTTCGGCCTGCCCGTCGGCGGGGCCAAGGGCGGGGTCGACTTCGACCCCAAGGACCCGCGGGCCTTTGGTGTGCTCACCCGCTTCTTCGAGCAGATGCGCCCGTGGCTCGACGGTCACTGGGTGACCGCCGAGGACCTGGGCGTGACCCAGCAGCTCATCGACGAGGCCTTCGAGGAGATCGGCCTCTCGCAGTCCTTCCACGCGGCGATCACCCGCTCGCCCGACCCGTCCGCGACCCTCGAGCGGGTCCACGCCGGCCTCGGTGTCATGACCGACGGGCTGCCGCTCGGCGACATCATCGGCGGCTACGGGGTGGCGCAGGCCTGCCTCGGGGTGGCCGAGGGCTTCGGCTGGCCGGTCACCGAGACCGAGGTGACGATCCAGGGCATCGGGACCATGGGCGGTGGCGCTGCCTGGTACCTCCAGGAAGCCGGCGCCAAGGTCACGGCAGTCGCCGACGCCCGGGGGACGCTCTTCGACCCTGCCGGCCTCGACGTCCACGCGCTCCTCGAGCTGCGGGACGTCTACGGCGAGGTCGACCGGTCGCAGGTCCCGGCCGGTGTGCAGCAGCTCGACCGCGACGCGATCCTCGGGATCACGGCCGACATCTTCGTGCCGGCGGCGGTCTCGTACGCGATCCGTGAGGACAACGTCGAAGGGGTGGCAGCCCGCGTCGTCGTCGAGGCCGCCAATGCCGCCTCCACGTGGGCCGCGGAGGACGCGCTCGTGGCCAGGGGAGTCGCCGTCGTCCCTGACTTCATCGCCAACACCGGCGCCGCGGCCTGGGCCTGGTGGCTGCTGCAGGGGCAGGTGGGGACCGACCCGGAGGACTCCTTCCGCAGGTTGTCGACCGAGATGCGCTCCAAGGTCGCGGTGCTCGCCGAGCACTGGCTCACCGAGCGGATCCCCATGCGGCAGACCGCCTTCAACCTCGCGTCGACCAACCTGCGGCTGCTCGAGGGCGCGCAGATCGTCATCCCCTGA